In Paraburkholderia youngii, the genomic stretch CCGGCACAATGGATGAGGGTATTGTCGATGAGGTAAGGTCCGAATATCTCGACCAACTGTCAGGAATCGACTTCCATGGCACTACCGTACTCGATCTCGGCGGTCATATCGGTTCGTTCTCTATCCAGGTCAGTGCGCTGTTGAAACAGCCCATGCAGATAATCATTGTCGAGCCGGCACCTCGTAATGCCGAGTTGATTCGGAAGAACATCGGCCTCAACCAGCTCCAATCTTCGATCGAGCTGAAGGAGATGGCAGTGTCTTCGGCGTCTGGCGTGGGCACGCTGTTTATTAGCTCCGACAACACTGGTGGAAATAAGCTGAACATGGTCGAGCATTCCTCAGCGGAGACAGTCGAGGTCCCCGTAACGGATTTTCCGACGCTACTGCGGGGCTTTTCGTCGGAAATCCTGGATTTGTTGAAGATTGATGTCGAAGGCTCGGAGCATGCCATTTTGTTTCCGCACGGCCGACTGTTGTCACAGAAGGTTCGCGTGATCGTTGGCGAGGCAGGTGGATCTGATAGGGGTGACGGTTTGGCATTTTTGCGGTTCCTCGAGCAAAACGGCTTTACCGTGAGCCATAAAGGCAACGAATCCCAGTTGATTTTTCTGGCGGTTAACAAGCATCTCAACTAGTGGTTGCCGCTGCGCACAGACGTAATGGCGCTCTACTCGATCGCGCTGCCTGGCACGACGTGTACTGGGACACCGATGCCACGACCGCTACGTTATCCATTCCGTTATCATTTCGCAAACATGCGCGGCATTTGCCGTTATCCCATATGTAGTCTCCAACCTTTTCCCCGTCATTGCGGGGACGCGCTCTGAAGTCAGCGATGAAAGTCGATCTAGCCACCCTATACCTTCTCGTGATTGGAACCTTATTAGCCAGTTCCGCGATGATGTATTGGGAACACTTGTCTCATCCGAAGCGCAGCAAGGAATTGCGAACGCTGGCGATCGGCTACGCCACCCTTGGACTGGGTTGCGCGGCCGCCTTGTTTCGGGTTCAACTGCTCGGCGCCGCTGGCCCGGCAGTGAGTAATCTCGTGATTCTCACCGGCTATCTGCTCGTCCTCGACGGTGTGGCAATGTTCAACGGCCGGCGCTATCTCGCGAGTTCGATCGGTTTGCTCGTGCTGACGGCGCTCACGTGGACGGTAGCCGGCGTGCGTTGGCAGGCTGCCGTCTGGATGTACGTCAGTGCCATCCCGATCGCGCTGGCTTCCGCCATGACGTCGCTCGAACTGCTGCGAGGCGACGGCATGCCGGCGGTTCAATCCCGGCGCGTCGCCGTGGTGGTCACGGGCATCCACGCGCTGTTTTACGTCACCCGGGCTTTCGTGCTGCCATGGATGGTGTCGATCTTCGGGCCACGCGTGCTGGCTGTCTCCAGCGAAATCACGATGTACGAAGGAGTTCTCTACTCGGTCATTTTGCCGATGACCTTGCTCCGGATGACCCGGGAAGAAATTCATGGTGAACTTTTGCAAGAGTCCCGCACGGATTACCTGACCCGCCTCGGCAATCGAAAGCTGTTTTTCGAAGAGGGCGAGCGGGCCATCAGCGACCACCAGACACATCGACGACCCGTCACGCTCCTCGCGTTCGACCTCGACCACTTCAAGAGAATCAATGACCGCTACGGACACAAGACTGGCGACGAGGTCTTGAGATCATTCGCGGAAACCGTTCGAGCCGTGACGGGCAGAGACGCGATTCTTGCACGCATCGGCGGCGAAGAATTTGCCGCCCTGTTGCCCGGGCACGACAGCGAACGCGCAAGAAAGGTGGGCGAGACCGTTGCCAGCCGGTTCGCTGCAATGTCCCATGGCGCCGACGGCGACCGGATCCGCGCAACCGTCAGCATTGGACTCGCCGAGTCGAGTCGCGAAACGGCTTCCCTCGCCGACCTGCTCTCAGCCGCCGACCAGGCGTTGTATCGAGCCAAGTCGCTAGGCGGCAACCGTCTCGAACGGACGCCAAGGGCTGCGCTCCCTGCCGATAGCTACTCCGCGGATCGAAACCAGATTTGATCGCTCAGTAATGTGGCATGCACCTTCATATCGGTAGTGTTCGTCAAATTTTCGCCAAGGTACGTCAAGGATCGGTGAGAGGTATGCTTAATCGCCCGCTACCGCCCGAGCTCACATCGCCAAACCGCCGCTTGCGCACGTAGGCCCAACAACATGGATGCACCCAAACCCGTCACGCGGCCGACACAGCCAATGCCCCGTCCGGTGCTGGTCTGGGACGCGCCGGTGCGACTGTTTCACTGGCTGGTGGTCGTGCTGGTCGCTGCGGCTTATATCACCCTGAAGCTGAACTGGATCGACTGGCACGTGCGCGTCGGCGAGACGCTGCTCGCCCTGGTTATTTTCCGGCTGCTGTGGGGCTGCTTTGGCAGTGAGACCGCGCGCTTTCGCAGTTTCGTGGCGTCGCCCGCGGCCGCGCTTCGTCATTTGCGCCGGCTGTTTCATCGCGAACCGGATGTGCAGGTCGGCCACAATGCAGCCGGCGGCTGGATGGTTCTATTTCTGCTCGCCTTGCTGCTGACCGAGACGCTGAGCGGGCTCTACGTCAACAACGACATCGCCGACGAAGGCCCGTTGAGCGAACTCGTGCCCGCGTGGCTAGCCAACGCAATCTTGGCGCTGCATGGGGTGGTCTGGTACGTGCTGCTCGCGGCCGTCGCGCTGCATGTGCTCGTGATCGCCGTCTACGCGGTAGCGAAGGGACACAACCTGCTTCGTCCGATGCTGACCGGCTACAAACTGCTGCCCTCGTCCGTGGACGCGCCGCGGCAGGCGCCAGCGCTGCTGGCGCTGCTGCCGCTCGGCGTCGGCGTTGCCGTGGTGATGCTGCTCGCGGCATATCTGTGAGCAAGCCGCGCACCCGATCTCGGGGCGGCTACCGTGCCTGCTTCAGCTTCACTTCGGCGGCGTCACCTGGCCACGAATCTCGCCGTCCGGATTGTTCTTCGTGTGAACGTTGATGTACATCTCACCCGCTTCGAACATCTTGGCTTCGTCCGGAGATAGCGTGGCCTGACCGGTGATCGGGCTCGTCACCTCTGTGGAGCCTTTCTGCGAGATCCAGACTTTTACGCCGGCGTTTTTACCGGCCGGGGCGGGTCCGTGGAAGTGCGCCATCGTGGTCGGACTCGTCAATCCGCTGAAGGTGATGTTCCAGGTGACGACCCGTGTGCTGGCGTCGTACGTGAGTTTGGCGTTGCCGCTGCCCGGAGTTTGCACCGGTGGAACCTGTTGAGCGCCCGTCAAAGGCACCGCGAACGAGACGGGCGCCGCTTGCGCCAGGGTCAGCGTACCCGCTAAGGCCAAACCACCGAACACCATGAAAGCGCGCCGCGTGATGGATCGTGACATCTGGTTTTCTCCTGTTGGGTTTGCCCTTGGTGAACGGGCGATTATTGAAGACTGCAGAAGAGCTCGTCGACGTCGTAGACAGCCGAACAAGTGAGTCAAGCATAGACGCAAGCCGGCCGTTACGCGAAGTTCGCATCAGGCCGAACTCTGGTCAGGGCATGACGACCGCCCCGTTACGTCGACGTCCCACTAGTGTGGACAGCGAGCCGAAAGGAAAACGCTGGGCGAAAATCGTTGAAAAATCGATCCAAAGCGAAAAATTCTTCCGGTACGATATGCGCTTTGCGCGAAGGCAGCGGATGTAACCGGCGCGACCTCGTATTGCGCCAGGCGCCTTCATGGATCACACCCATCGTTACGCTGCCATGTCCATCCCGAACGCGCTAATCGGCATTGCGATTCTGTCCTGCCTGATGAGCGTCGCCGTTCTAGGCTCGCTGTTTCACACTCAGGTTCCGGGGATACGCCGTTGGTGTGTGGCGAGTGGTCTGCTGGCCGTCACGGCCACGCTCCTCCTGTTCCGTAGGTCTGATCTCGTCGTACTGGGCGCGAGCGTATTGCTGCTCGTCGCGTCGCTCCTCGCGATTCACGGCTTCCGGCAATTCTTTCATCGGCCGCCATCGGTAATCTGGGAGTACGGCGCGCTGTGCGCGATCCTGGCGGGACTCGTTTATTGGACTTACGTGTCGCCTGACGTCAGTGCCCGGGGCGCGATGATCTCGGGTTTTCTCGCCTACATCCGATTTGCGATCGCCTGGATCGTGCAACGGTATCGGCCGGCGGGCAGACCGAAATACGGCTACCACTTCGTGGCTGTTGCCGCGGTGTTGGGGGCGGTCGTCCACGCAGCCCGCTGCATCGTATATGGGTCGGGGCTAGCGCATGAATCGGTCTTTCTGGAGGAAACGCCGCTAAACGTCGCATTTCTCGGCATGGCGATACTGACTTTGCCATGCCTGTCGGTCGGCATGGTAATGCTGGCTCATGACCGGCTGGCGGAGCGGATGGAACGCCTCGCCACCATCGACGATCTGACGGGCGCGCTCGGACGGCGCGCTTTCATCGCGCGCGCGGAGGCGCTGTTCGAGTTGGCGAAGGTGGCGAAGTCGAAGCTGTCCATCGCGATCCTGGACATCGATAACTTCAAGGGCATCAATGACCGATACGGGCATGCCGCCGGCGACCAGGCCCTTGCGCATGTTGCCTTGACGATATCGCGCGAACTACGGCAAACCGACGTGCTTGGCCGCATCGGCGGTGAAGAGTTTGCGCTGCTGATGCCACTGACCGGCAAAGACGAAGCGGCCCATCTCACGAACCGGTTGCGCGCACTTGTCGCGGCGTCTATTGCGCGTGCTCCGACCGGTGATGTCGCCTGCACACTCAGCGCTGGCGTCGACGAATTCGGTAATGGCGATACCGTTGCCTCAGTGATGGCGAGAGCCGACACGGCGCTCTATGCAGCGAAAGCCAACGGCAGAAACTGCGTGATGGTTGCAGCATCTTCGCAGCCTGCCGATGGCCTCGTTTCCAGTTTTCCGGCTTAACGAAGGTTCCGCGCTGGGTACTGCCCCTGCAAAAAAACCGGCATGCAGTCGCCCGCATACCGGTCTGTGTTCGGCCCGTCCGCGTCACCGCGAACAGGGCCGTCGCGCTGATTCGCGCTTTACTTGCGCTTCAATTGCGAAATATCGCGCACCGCGCCGCGATCGGCCGAGGTCGCGAGCGCCGCATACGCCTGCAATGCCTGCGACACCACACGCTCGCGATTGGTCGGCTGCCATGCGTCGGCGCCGCGCGCTTCCATCGCCGCACGACGGCGTGCGAGCTCTTCATTCGACACCGCCAGATGCATCTTGCGCTGCGGAATGTCGATCTCGATCACGTCGCCGTCTTCGACCAGACCGATCGTGCCGCCTTCCGCCGCTTCCGGCGACGCATGGCCGATCACGAGACCCGACGAGCCGCCCGAGAAACGGCCATCGGTAAACAGCGCACAGCTCTTGCCGAGGCCCTTCGACTTCAGATACGAAGTCGGGTACAGCATTTCCTGCATGCCAGGACCGCCCTTCGGACCTTCGTAGCGGATCACCACGACGTCGCCCGGCACGACCTTGTCACCGAGAATCGCATCGACCGCGTCGTCCTGGCTTTCGAACACGCGCGCGCGGCCCGAGAACAGCCACTGCGATTCGTCGACACCCGCGGTCTTCACGATACAGCCCTTCTCCGCGAGGTTGCCGTACAGCACCGCGAGGCCGCCGTCCTTCGAATACGCGTTTTCCTTGCTGCGGATACAGCCGCTCTTGCGGTCCGTGTCGAGCGTC encodes the following:
- a CDS encoding FkbM family methyltransferase, which gives rise to MELIQKIASAYKSGGTRNLLRRAFSYIDTRARLKLFSAAPPFLGKPKNDSAVKILAKQAGDEQSIEMLMWLVPNLNSLKSDDQLTIAVPNYWKKVFGMVRPLLLNGRLKLCPIGEYSPQVRLMVINRAMLNQVPPQYAERIAQMQVPFANGAYIVIADRSLRLSTVPNPESPRQLAEQVADNKAPGDVVIVSRYGFQFAVRTGTMDEGIVDEVRSEYLDQLSGIDFHGTTVLDLGGHIGSFSIQVSALLKQPMQIIIVEPAPRNAELIRKNIGLNQLQSSIELKEMAVSSASGVGTLFISSDNTGGNKLNMVEHSSAETVEVPVTDFPTLLRGFSSEILDLLKIDVEGSEHAILFPHGRLLSQKVRVIVGEAGGSDRGDGLAFLRFLEQNGFTVSHKGNESQLIFLAVNKHLN
- a CDS encoding GGDEF domain-containing protein, whose amino-acid sequence is MKVDLATLYLLVIGTLLASSAMMYWEHLSHPKRSKELRTLAIGYATLGLGCAAALFRVQLLGAAGPAVSNLVILTGYLLVLDGVAMFNGRRYLASSIGLLVLTALTWTVAGVRWQAAVWMYVSAIPIALASAMTSLELLRGDGMPAVQSRRVAVVVTGIHALFYVTRAFVLPWMVSIFGPRVLAVSSEITMYEGVLYSVILPMTLLRMTREEIHGELLQESRTDYLTRLGNRKLFFEEGERAISDHQTHRRPVTLLAFDLDHFKRINDRYGHKTGDEVLRSFAETVRAVTGRDAILARIGGEEFAALLPGHDSERARKVGETVASRFAAMSHGADGDRIRATVSIGLAESSRETASLADLLSAADQALYRAKSLGGNRLERTPRAALPADSYSADRNQI
- a CDS encoding cytochrome b/b6 domain-containing protein yields the protein MDAPKPVTRPTQPMPRPVLVWDAPVRLFHWLVVVLVAAAYITLKLNWIDWHVRVGETLLALVIFRLLWGCFGSETARFRSFVASPAAALRHLRRLFHREPDVQVGHNAAGGWMVLFLLALLLTETLSGLYVNNDIADEGPLSELVPAWLANAILALHGVVWYVLLAAVALHVLVIAVYAVAKGHNLLRPMLTGYKLLPSSVDAPRQAPALLALLPLGVGVAVVMLLAAYL
- a CDS encoding CHRD domain-containing protein, translating into MSRSITRRAFMVFGGLALAGTLTLAQAAPVSFAVPLTGAQQVPPVQTPGSGNAKLTYDASTRVVTWNITFSGLTSPTTMAHFHGPAPAGKNAGVKVWISQKGSTEVTSPITGQATLSPDEAKMFEAGEMYINVHTKNNPDGEIRGQVTPPK
- a CDS encoding GGDEF domain-containing protein translates to MDHTHRYAAMSIPNALIGIAILSCLMSVAVLGSLFHTQVPGIRRWCVASGLLAVTATLLLFRRSDLVVLGASVLLLVASLLAIHGFRQFFHRPPSVIWEYGALCAILAGLVYWTYVSPDVSARGAMISGFLAYIRFAIAWIVQRYRPAGRPKYGYHFVAVAAVLGAVVHAARCIVYGSGLAHESVFLEETPLNVAFLGMAILTLPCLSVGMVMLAHDRLAERMERLATIDDLTGALGRRAFIARAEALFELAKVAKSKLSIAILDIDNFKGINDRYGHAAGDQALAHVALTISRELRQTDVLGRIGGEEFALLMPLTGKDEAAHLTNRLRALVAASIARAPTGDVACTLSAGVDEFGNGDTVASVMARADTALYAAKANGRNCVMVAASSQPADGLVSSFPA